One segment of Parvularcula sp. IMCC14364 DNA contains the following:
- a CDS encoding BPTD_3080 family restriction endonuclease gives MDDYDFFKHPILNNPYEEPTRHHDLDESGQPRNTAPIESRRKCADVTPVPKARRGRGADQQQDMLVEKLGNLDPTPIINEIRQHVTSWRNLPTSDQWGVTPATAKLLRHWREHKFASIRPFFCQREAVETVIWLTEVARTQKRYAHIWDHIKGGNEEANPELMRIAMKMATGAGKTTVMAMLMAWQTVNAVRSKSSRTYTDSFLIITPGITICDRLRVLQPNDPDSYYKTRELLPMDLLPDMGQAKIVITNYHAFQRREKTKLSKGTRGAIEGRREEKIDTLETEGKMLRRAVGDLMGKRGIMVINDEAHHCYRRREDSTDEDDLKGDDKKTAQENNKAAHLWISGIEAVKRKLGVRGVYDLSATPFFLSGSGYPEGTLFPWTVSDFSLMDAIECGIVKLPRVPVLDNMPTVDGKPVYRNLWEHIGKKLPKKGVGKSGGYNPADLNKITPLITAMESMYSHYVKVNDQWEAAGHEVPPVFIVVCNNTSTSRLIHDWIAGYEVPETDEAPATVVPGQLKMFSNYDEHRNRHPKPNTLIIDSAQFESGEGAIDKTFKDAMAPEIEQFRKEVGEREGAEAAKKISDEQLLREVMNTVGEKGKLGGSIRCVISVSMLTEGWDANTVTHILGVRAFGTQLLCEQVVGRGLRRKSYELNEHGLFDVEYADIMGIPFDFTAKPTIALPSAPKPVTRVRAVKDREKLAISFPRVDGYRTELPGQRITAKFTDDSVYPLTPERVGPTRTRMSGVVGQQETFSPDNHRDEFKRPSSIAYRIAKHLLMTKFPKEGQALNMNLFPQVKRIVLEWLDGGYLQCAGTEPHMATWPGIIDEVAEKIYMACQPENAGEASVSVILNAFNPRGDTRFVNFTTSKTCFATDPRKCHVSHVVEDSTWEGELARVAEDHPRVLAYVKNQGLGFEIPYRYGPETHKYIPDFIVRVNDGHGPDDPLNIIMEVKGLRDEKAVQKAETMKKLWVPGVNNHGGYGRWAFTEFRGVFEMEQEFAKLIDGYVTQTEPA, from the coding sequence ATGGACGATTACGACTTTTTCAAACATCCCATCCTGAATAATCCATATGAGGAGCCAACCCGGCACCACGATCTGGATGAGAGCGGGCAGCCACGAAACACAGCGCCCATTGAGAGCCGACGTAAATGTGCTGATGTCACGCCGGTTCCGAAGGCGCGGCGCGGTCGCGGTGCGGACCAGCAGCAGGATATGCTGGTGGAAAAGTTGGGCAATCTCGACCCGACGCCGATCATCAACGAGATCCGCCAGCACGTTACCTCCTGGCGAAATCTGCCGACTTCCGATCAGTGGGGCGTAACGCCTGCTACCGCCAAGCTGCTGCGCCACTGGCGCGAGCACAAGTTCGCCTCGATTCGCCCGTTCTTCTGTCAGCGAGAGGCTGTCGAGACAGTGATCTGGCTGACGGAGGTCGCCCGCACCCAGAAACGCTATGCCCATATCTGGGACCACATCAAGGGCGGCAATGAGGAAGCCAACCCGGAGCTGATGCGGATCGCCATGAAGATGGCGACCGGCGCCGGCAAGACCACCGTCATGGCGATGCTGATGGCCTGGCAGACGGTCAATGCCGTGCGCTCGAAAAGCTCCCGCACCTATACGGACTCCTTCCTGATCATCACGCCCGGTATCACCATCTGCGACCGCCTGCGGGTGCTGCAGCCCAATGACCCGGACAGCTATTACAAGACCCGCGAGCTGCTGCCGATGGATCTGCTTCCGGATATGGGCCAGGCGAAGATCGTCATCACCAATTACCATGCCTTCCAGCGCCGCGAGAAAACAAAGCTCTCCAAGGGCACGCGCGGGGCGATCGAGGGCCGACGCGAAGAGAAGATCGACACGCTGGAAACCGAAGGTAAAATGCTGCGCCGGGCCGTCGGCGACCTGATGGGCAAGCGCGGCATCATGGTCATCAATGACGAGGCGCATCACTGCTATCGCCGGCGCGAGGATTCCACCGACGAAGATGACCTGAAAGGCGATGACAAGAAGACCGCCCAAGAAAACAACAAGGCCGCTCACCTCTGGATTTCCGGCATCGAGGCCGTCAAGCGCAAGCTCGGCGTGCGCGGTGTGTACGACCTTTCCGCCACGCCTTTCTTCCTGTCCGGCTCAGGCTATCCGGAAGGCACGCTGTTCCCCTGGACGGTCTCCGACTTCTCGCTGATGGACGCCATAGAATGCGGCATCGTCAAGCTGCCGCGCGTGCCGGTGCTGGACAACATGCCCACCGTCGATGGCAAGCCGGTCTACCGCAATCTCTGGGAGCATATCGGCAAGAAGCTGCCCAAGAAGGGCGTTGGCAAGAGCGGTGGCTACAACCCGGCCGACCTCAACAAGATCACCCCGCTGATCACCGCCATGGAGAGCATGTACTCCCATTATGTGAAAGTGAACGACCAGTGGGAAGCGGCCGGCCACGAAGTGCCGCCGGTTTTCATCGTGGTGTGCAACAACACCTCCACCTCGCGGCTCATCCATGACTGGATCGCTGGCTACGAAGTGCCTGAAACGGATGAGGCCCCGGCAACGGTTGTGCCGGGCCAGTTGAAGATGTTCAGTAATTATGATGAACACAGAAACCGCCATCCCAAGCCCAACACGCTGATCATCGACAGCGCCCAGTTCGAGAGCGGCGAAGGCGCCATCGACAAGACCTTCAAGGACGCCATGGCGCCGGAGATCGAGCAGTTCCGCAAGGAAGTCGGCGAGCGCGAAGGCGCAGAGGCGGCCAAGAAAATCTCCGACGAACAGCTCTTGCGGGAGGTCATGAACACTGTCGGCGAGAAGGGCAAGCTCGGCGGCTCGATCCGCTGCGTCATTTCCGTTTCCATGCTGACGGAAGGCTGGGACGCCAATACCGTCACCCATATTCTCGGCGTGCGCGCCTTCGGCACCCAGCTATTGTGCGAGCAGGTCGTCGGCCGCGGCCTGCGCCGCAAATCCTATGAGCTGAACGAGCACGGCCTGTTCGATGTCGAATATGCCGACATTATGGGCATCCCCTTCGACTTCACCGCCAAGCCGACCATCGCGTTGCCGTCTGCGCCGAAACCCGTCACCCGGGTGCGCGCCGTCAAGGACCGCGAAAAGCTGGCGATCTCCTTTCCGCGCGTCGATGGCTATCGCACCGAACTGCCGGGCCAGCGCATCACCGCGAAATTCACCGACGATTCCGTCTACCCCCTCACGCCGGAACGGGTCGGCCCGACGCGCACCCGCATGTCCGGCGTGGTCGGCCAGCAGGAGACCTTCTCGCCCGACAATCACCGCGACGAGTTCAAGCGCCCCAGCTCCATCGCCTATCGCATCGCCAAGCACCTGCTGATGACCAAATTCCCCAAGGAGGGGCAGGCGCTGAACATGAACCTGTTCCCGCAGGTCAAGCGCATCGTGCTGGAATGGCTCGATGGCGGCTATCTGCAATGCGCCGGTACCGAGCCGCATATGGCGACCTGGCCCGGCATCATCGACGAGGTCGCCGAGAAGATCTACATGGCCTGCCAGCCGGAGAATGCCGGCGAGGCCTCCGTCTCCGTCATTCTCAATGCCTTCAACCCGCGCGGCGACACCCGCTTCGTCAATTTCACCACCTCGAAGACCTGCTTTGCCACCGATCCGCGCAAATGCCATGTCAGCCATGTGGTCGAGGATTCCACCTGGGAAGGCGAGCTTGCCCGCGTCGCCGAGGACCATCCGCGCGTGCTGGCTTACGTCAAGAACCAGGGGCTGGGCTTCGAGATACCCTATCGCTACGGGCCGGAGACCCACAAATATATCCCCGACTTCATCGTTCGGGTCAATGATGGTCACGGCCCTGACGATCCGCTCAACATCATCATGGAGGTCAAGGGCCTGCGCGATGAAAAGGCCGTGCAAAAGGCCGAGACCATGAAGAAGCTGTGGGTGCCCGGCGTCAACAATCATGGTGGCTATGGCCGCTGGGCCTTCACCGAATTCCGCGGCGTCTTCGAGATGGAACAGGAATTCGCCAAACTGATCGACGGCTACGTCACGCAAACAGAACCCGCATAG